AGAGTAACTGCCAGTAAAATAATAATAAAAAATGGTTTCGTTTTGTTTAACATTTCGCTCTCTCCCCTTGGAAAAAATCATATCTCCATTATCAACGAGAGAGGCATCAAACATACTTCAAAACCTTCGACAGTTCTCGAAAGAAAAACTGCCTGTGTCGGCAGTTTTCTATAAAAGAAACTTTAAATTCTGAGACCATTGCAAATAATCTAAGAAGAAGTTGCTTACAGCTGTTCCAATCGTAATCGTTAAAAACATCAAAAGTACTCGCGCTTCGAATACGCGCCCTTTTTTAATTAACCCATCCAAATTGAGGGCTTGTAAAAGACGCCATGTAATTAAAATAAAAACAATATGCGAAATCATATTCGTAAGCGATTGGTATCCTACTAAATCCATTTAAGTCACACCTTTGCATGCTGGTTTCTACTAAAACTCTGACATTGGCATGCGTAATTGTCAATCTTGGGACGTGACTCGGTATACCATTCCTTTTTTTAAGTTACTCTAAACCTATTCCACTCAATAAAAAGTAGTTCTTCTTCCTTATATCGGTCCATTTCGACAATTTATTTAGGAATTCCTTTTTATGTAATGTATTAATTTGTTAAATTTTAATGAATTTTTGAACTTTCGATGATTCCATTGCTCTCTCTGAGCGTAAGGCAATTCAGGAAATATGATATTTGATGGGGACGCCGTGAGGTCCGTTATTCCAAATAAGTGAAGTTCTGGATGGAGGACTGCGAGACTCCCGCGGGGAAAGGAGCCTAGGGGGAGACCCCGGAAGACGGCTTGCCGTCTGAGGAGGCTTCCCAGCTCCCCGCAGGAAAGCGAGTTGTCCTCCATCCAGACCTAGCACACATACCGAAACGGACCATTCCATGCGAGTCTACTCAAAAGAAAAAGCCTTAAGCTAACATCATGTCAGCTTAAGACTTCTCTATAAGATCTAATCGGTTGAGGGCACGTTTTAGTGCTAACTCGGCTCGGACTAGATCGACGTCATCTTGTTTGGAGTTTTTACGGCGTTCAGCACGTTCCTTCGCTTTGCGAGCACGTTCCACGTCGATGTCTGTTGGAGTTTCCGCTGACTGGGCAAGGATTGTTACCTTGTCAGGTCGAACTTCTACAAAACCTCCGCTTACGGCAATCATCTCAGAGGACTTACTGCCTTTTAGGCGTACTGCACTGATTGCTAACGGTGCAACCAATGGTATGTGCCCTGGCATAATCCCTAGTTCGCCGCTTACCGCCTTACAACTTACCATTTCAAATGAATCTTCTAAAACCGGGCCATCAGGAGTGACAACACTCACAGTTAGTGTGTTCAAGATTACCCCCCCTTTGGGCTGGAATGAAGCGGCATCTGCTTGATACAGGATGCCGCTTTAATATTATTGTTCCATTGATTTCGCTTTTTCAATTACATCGTCAATGCGTCCAACTAGGCGGAATGCGTCCTCTGGAAGGTCATCGTACTTACCGTCTAGGATTTCTTTAAATCCTTTAACAGTTTCGGCAACTGGCACGTAAGAACCTTTCTGACCTGTGAACTGCTCAGCAACGTGGAAGTTTTGAGATAAGAAGAACTGGATACGACGCGCACGAGATACAGTCTGCTTATCTTCGTCAGATAATTCGTCCATACCAAGGATTGCGATAATATCCTGAAGCTCTTTGTAACGCTGCAATGTACTTTGAACTTGGCGGGCAACTTCATAATGCTCTTCTCCAACAACAGCTGGGTCAAGGGCACGAGATGTGGAAGCAAGTGGGTCTACGGCTGGGTAGATACCTTGCTCTGAAAGTTTACGCTCAAGGTTTGTTGTTGCATCTAAGTGGGCGAACGTTGTCGCTGGCGCCGGGTCCGTGTAGTCATCGGCAGGTACGTAGATCGCCTGAATAGAGGTTACGGAACCTTTTTCAGTTGATGTGATACGCTCCTGAAGCTGACCCATCTCTGTTGCAAGAGTTGGCTGGTAACCTACGGCTGATGGCATACGACCAAGTAGGGCGGATACCTCAAGACCACCTTGTGTGAAGC
The nucleotide sequence above comes from Pontibacillus chungwhensis. Encoded proteins:
- a CDS encoding F0F1 ATP synthase subunit epsilon; protein product: MNTLTVSVVTPDGPVLEDSFEMVSCKAVSGELGIMPGHIPLVAPLAISAVRLKGSKSSEMIAVSGGFVEVRPDKVTILAQSAETPTDIDVERARKAKERAERRKNSKQDDVDLVRAELALKRALNRLDLIEKS
- a CDS encoding DUF1146 family protein, producing the protein MDLVGYQSLTNMISHIVFILITWRLLQALNLDGLIKKGRVFEARVLLMFLTITIGTAVSNFFLDYLQWSQNLKFLL